One window from the genome of Rhinolophus ferrumequinum isolate MPI-CBG mRhiFer1 chromosome 10, mRhiFer1_v1.p, whole genome shotgun sequence encodes:
- the APOL5 gene encoding LOW QUALITY PROTEIN: apolipoprotein L5 (The sequence of the model RefSeq protein was modified relative to this genomic sequence to represent the inferred CDS: inserted 5 bases in 4 codons), whose translation RDVDFPGLRLDNILFEELMKCEKEFVLEENLSKDELFLLYFLFYKYKLKKIIKELNTIADHADKTHKLLTXASLVANGSGAVSAVMTVVGFALAPVTGRGSLMLLAAXGLGAAAAVTNILTNVLENRSNSAARERAGRLXGSSSNTVGGTNLPEVRVARVCVQGVXCVRRIRQLRAYRMAQANSGFMAMVRNFVTIGPVPFWRARGVQRAVEGPTLTMTTSARLVGAAGVSFLLVQDVNSFLRNWTHLEERARAETAEELRMLAWELEEELGQLTELQSWPP comes from the exons CGTGATGTAGACTTTCCCGGTCTGAGGCTGGACAACATCCTGTTTGAAGAGCTGATGAAATGTGAGAAAGAGTTCGTGCTGGAAGAAAATCTGTCCAAGGATGAActatttctcttatattttctcttctataagTACAAGCTGAAAAAGATTATCAAAGAACTTAACACCATCGCAGACCACGCTGACAAAACCCACAAGCTGCTCA GGGCCAGCCTGGTCGCCAACGGCTCAGGTGCTGTGTCTGCGGTCATGACCGTTGTGGGTTTCGCCCTGGCACCTGTGACGGGAAGAGGGAGTCTGATGCTCTTagcagc gggcctgggggcaGCGGCTGCTGTCACCAACATTTTGACGAATGTCTTGGAAAATAGAAGCAATTCGGCAGCAAGAGAGAGAGCTGGCAGAC GTGGCTCTTCCAGCAACACTGTTGGAGGAACAAACTTGCCTGAGGTCAGAGTTGCTAGGGTTTGTGTTCAGGGTG GATGTGTCAGGAGAATCAGGCAACTTCGTGCCTACAGGATGGCCCAAGCCAACTCTGGCTTCATGGCGATGGTCAGGAATTTTGTGACCATAGGCCCCGTGCCCTTCTGGAGAGCCAGAGGGGTGCAGAGAGCTGTTGAAGGCCCAACTCTGACCATGACCACCAGTGCCCGGCTGGTGGGAGCTGCTGGGGTGAGCTTCTTACTTGTGCAAGATGTGAATAGCTTCCTGCGGAACTGGACACACCTGGAGGAACGGGCGAGGGCAGAGACCGCGGAGGAACTTAGGATGCTCGcctgggagctggaggaggagctgggccAGCTgactgagctccagagctggccACCCTGA